The following coding sequences lie in one Verrucomicrobiia bacterium genomic window:
- a CDS encoding glycine--tRNA ligase translates to MTDKKQSPPLMEKIVALCKRRGFIFQSSEIYGGINGFWDYGPLGAEVRRNIRDGWWNEMVRSRDDMVGIETSIIMHPKVWEASGHVGGFTDPMVDCKTSKQRFRADEIWFSPVVVDGKIVGYVSMLETERTTEELQEKAETFKRKKAIQGKLEPVQPRDFTQATPEEIPLVPSPATGEPGSLTPARNFNMMFETHVGALREESEKTYLRPETAQGMFADFKAVLDTGRVKIPFGIAQIGKSFRNEITPRNFIFRSREFEQMEMEFFISDDDDWEKWHRYWIDWCRNWLLSVGLPASHLSEYNHAKEKLAFYSKGTTDIMFRYPFGVQELWGIAARGCYDLSQHAKFSGASMEYFDEEKKRKYVPHVIEPAVGVDRIMLAILVSAYAEETTTDEKGQSETRVVMRFAPRIAPIKVAVFPLLRNKPPLVEKAREVYKLLQPHFTTEWDDRGNIGKRYRYQDEQGTPWCVTIDFDTLGEKGPELQNTVTLRDRDTMKQERIKIADLVPLISQKLRG, encoded by the coding sequence ATGACGGACAAGAAACAATCGCCGCCACTGATGGAAAAAATCGTCGCGCTTTGCAAGCGGCGCGGGTTCATCTTCCAATCCTCTGAGATCTACGGCGGCATCAATGGCTTCTGGGACTACGGCCCGCTCGGCGCGGAGGTGAGAAGGAACATCCGCGATGGTTGGTGGAACGAAATGGTCCGCAGTCGTGACGACATGGTGGGCATCGAAACGTCCATCATCATGCACCCAAAGGTGTGGGAAGCTTCCGGCCACGTAGGCGGGTTCACCGACCCGATGGTGGACTGCAAAACTTCCAAACAACGTTTCCGCGCCGATGAAATTTGGTTCTCTCCCGTGGTCGTCGACGGCAAGATCGTCGGATACGTGAGCATGTTGGAAACCGAGCGGACCACCGAGGAGTTGCAAGAGAAGGCCGAGACATTCAAGCGCAAGAAGGCCATCCAGGGGAAGCTGGAACCGGTCCAACCGCGCGATTTCACGCAGGCCACGCCCGAGGAAATCCCGCTGGTGCCGTCGCCCGCCACCGGCGAGCCCGGCAGTCTCACTCCCGCGCGCAATTTCAACATGATGTTCGAGACGCATGTGGGCGCGTTGCGCGAAGAATCCGAAAAGACCTATCTGCGGCCCGAGACGGCGCAGGGCATGTTTGCCGATTTCAAGGCCGTGCTCGATACGGGACGCGTCAAAATCCCATTCGGCATCGCGCAGATTGGGAAATCGTTCCGCAACGAAATCACACCGCGCAATTTTATCTTCCGTAGTCGCGAGTTCGAGCAGATGGAGATGGAATTCTTTATCAGCGACGACGACGACTGGGAGAAATGGCATCGGTACTGGATCGACTGGTGCCGCAACTGGCTGCTTTCCGTCGGGCTCCCGGCCTCGCATCTTTCCGAATACAACCACGCCAAAGAGAAGCTCGCCTTTTACTCGAAGGGCACGACCGACATCATGTTCCGCTATCCGTTCGGCGTGCAGGAATTGTGGGGCATTGCCGCCCGCGGTTGTTACGACCTCTCCCAGCACGCCAAATTCAGTGGTGCTTCGATGGAATACTTTGACGAGGAGAAGAAGCGCAAGTACGTGCCGCACGTCATCGAGCCAGCCGTCGGCGTGGACCGTATCATGCTCGCCATCCTGGTCAGCGCGTACGCCGAGGAAACTACGACCGATGAGAAGGGCCAGTCGGAGACCCGCGTCGTTATGCGTTTTGCGCCACGTATCGCACCCATCAAGGTCGCGGTGTTTCCGCTGTTGCGGAACAAACCGCCACTCGTGGAAAAAGCCAGGGAAGTCTACAAACTCCTCCAACCGCACTTCACCACCGAGTGGGACGACCGCGGCAACATCGGCAAACGCTACCGTTATCAGGACGAACAAGGCACCCCGTGGTGCGTGACGATCGACTTCGACACGCTCGGCGAGAAGGGCCCCGAACTTCAGAACACCGTCACTTTGCGGGACCGTGACACCATGAAGCAGGAACGAATTAAGATCGCCGACCTCGTGCCGCTGATTTCGCAGAAGTTGCGTGGCTGA
- a CDS encoding 2'-5' RNA ligase family protein, with translation MPFAVEMFCDESADKRVREIWNDLAQAKLTSSMIDGGYRPHVTLGVFEGYTSPQFENELRLFAEKRGVFSIKFDYLGVFPRPEGVVYFGAVVTGQLLSVHGEFTRHFAPLMMGIRPYYLPGNWVPHCTLAYGLSMATIPSAVEVCSRSMLPIIAQVKEIGLVEIPKHREVLMCELGGDPRDCS, from the coding sequence ATGCCCTTTGCTGTGGAAATGTTTTGCGATGAGAGCGCCGACAAGCGCGTGCGGGAAATATGGAACGATCTGGCGCAGGCGAAGCTTACTTCGTCCATGATCGACGGTGGGTATCGACCCCATGTCACTTTGGGCGTGTTCGAGGGATACACTTCACCACAGTTTGAGAATGAGCTTCGTTTGTTTGCCGAAAAGCGCGGCGTATTCTCAATCAAGTTCGATTACCTGGGCGTGTTTCCCCGGCCGGAGGGAGTGGTGTACTTCGGCGCAGTCGTCACCGGGCAACTGCTTTCCGTCCATGGAGAGTTCACGAGGCATTTCGCCCCCCTGATGATGGGCATCCGTCCGTACTATCTTCCGGGAAACTGGGTCCCGCATTGCACACTGGCTTACGGCCTTTCAATGGCTACGATTCCCTCGGCAGTTGAAGTGTGCTCCCGATCCATGCTTCCGATCATTGCTCAGGTGAAAGAGATCGGTTTGGTAGAAATCCCGAAGCATCGGGAGGTGCTGATGTGTGAACTTGGGGGAGATCCGCGCGACTGCAGTTAA
- the rpmB gene encoding 50S ribosomal protein L28 — protein sequence MSRRCEICGKGQVRGNHILRRGQAKKTGGIGQHVTAVTPRIFKPNVQVVHAVIDGVNRRVKACANCIKSGRVVRKSPRVLQAA from the coding sequence ATGTCTCGACGTTGCGAAATTTGTGGCAAGGGTCAGGTCCGCGGCAATCACATCCTCCGCCGTGGTCAGGCGAAGAAAACCGGCGGTATCGGTCAGCACGTGACGGCGGTCACGCCGAGGATCTTCAAGCCGAATGTCCAGGTAGTTCACGCCGTTATCGATGGCGTGAATCGCCGGGTCAAAGCCTGCGCCAACTGCATTAAGAGCGGTCGGGTGGTCCGGAAGAGTCCCCGCGTGCTCCAGGCGGCGTAG
- the recJ gene encoding single-stranded-DNA-specific exonuclease RecJ translates to MKRWVIANPEPALAETLAGQLHLALPITQVLINRGYRTAEAASSYLNPQLRQLGDPFDLPDMAAAVDRILAAITNEERIVIYGDYDVDGVTSSALLQRVVQAAGAMVANFLPQRAEEGYGLSADGIARCLKEHKPQLLIAVDCGTSSVREIADLQKQGVDTIVLDHHEPPGELPKCIALVNPKRIAGSALGVLASVGVSFKLAHALLKHDKRLAERIDLRDHLDLVAVGTVADIVPLTGENRILVRAGLERLPETQKIGLRALMEIADVPDKVSPYHIGFRMGPRLNASGRLADAMAALELLLTSDAARAAELAKLLNEQNAKRQGIEAQITEEAIAMARVHSGDRVLVLAREGWHVGVIGIVASRVMQAFHRPTVVIGIEDGMGKGSCRSVSGFSIVGALQHCAPLLEKFGGHEMAAGLSVKAGKVDELRETLNEFAGRMLKDEDLLPQVQIDAQLKLDDLDADFFEQLERLEPCGTENPTPLFAVEGVHLRGKPRIVGKNHLRFSVTDGDTTAQAIWWGRGDFEFPEGAFDVAFTPELNEYGGRESVQLKVRDIRGAV, encoded by the coding sequence ATGAAGCGCTGGGTCATTGCCAACCCCGAACCAGCGCTGGCGGAAACGCTCGCTGGCCAATTACACCTCGCGCTGCCCATCACGCAGGTCCTGATCAATCGCGGTTACCGCACTGCCGAGGCTGCGTCATCTTACCTTAACCCACAATTGCGCCAACTGGGCGATCCATTCGATTTGCCAGATATGGCCGCGGCGGTCGACCGCATCCTCGCCGCGATTACCAACGAGGAGCGCATCGTCATTTATGGCGACTACGATGTGGACGGCGTAACTTCCAGCGCCTTGCTGCAACGCGTCGTGCAGGCGGCGGGAGCGATGGTCGCAAATTTCCTGCCACAGCGCGCGGAAGAAGGTTACGGGCTCAGTGCGGACGGCATCGCGCGTTGCCTCAAGGAGCATAAACCGCAGTTGCTCATCGCGGTGGATTGCGGCACCAGTTCCGTGCGCGAGATCGCTGACCTCCAGAAGCAGGGGGTCGACACGATTGTGCTTGATCACCACGAGCCGCCGGGAGAATTGCCCAAATGCATTGCGTTGGTGAACCCCAAGCGGATCGCCGGGTCAGCGTTGGGCGTCCTGGCCAGCGTCGGGGTTTCGTTCAAGCTCGCGCACGCTCTTTTGAAACACGATAAGCGATTGGCGGAGCGGATCGACCTGCGGGACCACTTGGATCTTGTCGCCGTCGGGACTGTGGCCGACATTGTGCCGTTGACGGGCGAAAACCGCATCCTGGTGAGGGCGGGTCTGGAGCGTCTGCCGGAGACGCAGAAAATCGGGTTACGCGCGTTGATGGAGATTGCGGACGTGCCGGACAAGGTGAGCCCGTATCACATCGGTTTTCGGATGGGACCACGCCTCAACGCCTCCGGGCGTTTGGCGGATGCGATGGCCGCGCTGGAACTGCTGTTGACCAGTGACGCCGCGCGGGCTGCAGAGTTGGCGAAGCTGCTCAATGAGCAAAACGCCAAACGCCAGGGCATTGAAGCGCAGATCACGGAGGAAGCGATTGCCATGGCGCGGGTGCACTCGGGCGACCGGGTACTCGTACTGGCAAGGGAAGGCTGGCATGTGGGTGTCATCGGTATCGTGGCTTCGCGCGTGATGCAGGCCTTCCATCGACCGACGGTGGTGATTGGGATTGAGGACGGGATGGGGAAGGGATCATGCCGGAGCGTGTCCGGCTTCTCGATTGTTGGCGCGCTCCAACATTGCGCGCCGCTGTTGGAAAAATTTGGCGGCCACGAGATGGCAGCGGGACTGAGTGTGAAGGCCGGCAAGGTGGACGAATTGCGCGAGACCTTGAACGAATTTGCCGGGAGAATGCTCAAGGACGAGGATCTGCTGCCGCAGGTGCAGATTGACGCGCAGCTCAAGCTTGATGATCTGGACGCGGATTTTTTCGAGCAACTGGAGCGACTGGAGCCGTGTGGAACGGAAAACCCAACACCCTTGTTCGCCGTGGAAGGAGTACACCTGCGCGGCAAGCCCCGCATCGTTGGCAAGAATCACCTTCGCTTCAGCGTGACGGACGGCGATACAACTGCTCAAGCGATCTGGTGGGGCAGGGGCGACTTCGAGTTTCCCGAAGGCGCGTTTGATGTCGCGTTCACGCCCGAACTGAATGAGTACGGTGGACGGGAAAGCGTCCAGTTGAAAGTGCGGGATATTCGGGGCGCGGTGTAG
- the secD gene encoding protein translocase subunit SecD — translation MNKTFPWKSTLVAAVLALAIWSIFQNGIKQGLDLKGGTSFLLQMDLSKIDSTGRATALGQAVEIIHKRLDRYGVAEPVIQPIPPDRILAQLPGLDEAKRVEARQTIERKAGLEFQLVHEDNEKLAAEALSDPRFVEPVGYKKLVHEDSRNGQPTKRVYFVKVRPEMTGKHVARAFVQYDDVGRPYVAMGFDPEGTAIFGRVTSANVGRQLAIVLDGELYSAPTIQDAIMGGNAQITGSFSLSEAQELANILENPLEAPVKVIETRSVDPTLGRDSVRSGVRAALIGAAAVIIFMAAYYLVAGVVANVALALNILITVGVLAMFKFTLTLPGIAGIVLTIGMAVDTNVLIYERVREELASGKPLRAAIAAAYSRAFRVIFDAHFTAILTAAILISMGSGPVKGFGVTLVIGLLANLFSGVFVTRIIFDWLVAKGWLKSFQMLHVFRHLPHVNFLGVWKLAFALSWALIITGMVVFVNRGGLKVGVGEVYGIDFKGGDTATLGFKERMNVDEIRHNLEANHFDEAYIQYERDLAGGSEALQLRLPEGKTEDVVKHLQDEYPQAQFKVLSTERVGAIVGKELLNQALWAVVVSLVAIMIYIALRFGELSYGLGALVSLIHDVLMTVGLFCLWPWPHRTFSMPVVAAVLTLIGYSINDTIVVFDRIRETKKLTGGKLNYFDLINRSVNETLSRTILTAGTVFLCSVALYGFGGRVLNDFAFCFVVGVLTGTYSSIYIASPVVLWFHRKEATRTSKAAMKKAEPAKA, via the coding sequence ATGAACAAGACATTCCCCTGGAAATCCACTTTGGTCGCCGCCGTCCTCGCCCTTGCCATCTGGTCGATCTTTCAAAATGGTATCAAGCAGGGACTGGACCTCAAGGGCGGCACGTCATTCCTCCTGCAAATGGACCTCTCCAAGATCGACTCCACCGGTCGCGCGACGGCGCTCGGGCAGGCAGTGGAGATCATTCACAAGCGGTTGGACCGGTACGGCGTTGCGGAGCCGGTCATCCAGCCAATCCCACCGGACCGGATTCTCGCCCAGTTGCCGGGCTTGGACGAAGCGAAACGGGTTGAAGCGCGCCAGACCATCGAACGCAAGGCCGGCCTCGAGTTTCAGCTTGTCCATGAGGACAACGAAAAGTTGGCAGCGGAAGCTCTTTCCGATCCGCGCTTCGTGGAGCCGGTCGGGTACAAGAAACTGGTGCACGAAGACAGCCGCAACGGACAGCCGACCAAGCGTGTCTATTTTGTGAAGGTCCGTCCGGAAATGACCGGCAAGCACGTGGCCCGGGCATTCGTCCAGTACGATGACGTCGGGCGGCCCTATGTGGCGATGGGCTTCGACCCGGAAGGGACGGCGATTTTCGGCCGGGTCACCTCGGCAAATGTCGGTCGGCAACTGGCCATCGTGTTGGATGGCGAGCTTTACTCCGCACCGACGATCCAGGACGCGATTATGGGCGGCAACGCGCAAATTACCGGCAGTTTCAGCCTCAGTGAGGCGCAGGAGTTGGCCAATATACTGGAAAATCCACTCGAAGCGCCTGTCAAGGTCATCGAAACCCGCAGCGTCGACCCCACACTGGGCCGCGACTCTGTCAGGAGTGGCGTTCGGGCCGCGCTAATCGGCGCAGCGGCGGTGATTATTTTCATGGCGGCGTACTATCTCGTGGCGGGCGTAGTCGCGAACGTGGCACTGGCGCTGAACATCCTCATCACGGTGGGTGTGCTGGCCATGTTCAAGTTCACACTGACGCTGCCCGGTATCGCCGGCATTGTGCTGACCATCGGCATGGCGGTGGACACCAACGTGCTGATCTATGAGCGCGTCCGTGAGGAACTCGCCAGCGGCAAGCCGTTGCGCGCGGCCATCGCCGCGGCCTATTCCCGCGCCTTTCGCGTGATTTTCGACGCGCACTTTACCGCGATCCTGACGGCCGCCATCCTGATCTCCATGGGCAGCGGCCCGGTCAAGGGTTTCGGCGTCACACTGGTCATTGGTCTATTGGCCAACCTTTTCTCGGGCGTGTTCGTGACGCGGATCATCTTTGACTGGCTGGTGGCCAAAGGCTGGCTCAAGTCGTTCCAGATGCTCCACGTGTTTCGCCATCTGCCGCACGTGAACTTCCTCGGTGTGTGGAAACTCGCCTTTGCGCTTTCCTGGGCCCTCATTATCACCGGCATGGTTGTGTTCGTGAATCGTGGCGGCCTCAAGGTCGGCGTCGGCGAGGTGTACGGAATCGATTTCAAGGGCGGCGACACGGCAACGCTGGGCTTCAAAGAACGGATGAACGTCGACGAAATCCGGCACAATCTGGAAGCGAATCATTTCGACGAGGCCTACATCCAGTATGAGCGCGATCTGGCGGGCGGCTCGGAAGCCTTGCAATTGCGACTCCCCGAAGGCAAGACAGAAGATGTGGTCAAACATCTTCAGGATGAGTACCCCCAGGCGCAGTTCAAGGTGCTGAGCACGGAACGCGTGGGGGCGATCGTCGGCAAGGAGCTGCTCAACCAGGCGCTTTGGGCCGTGGTGGTCTCGCTCGTCGCCATCATGATTTACATCGCCTTGCGGTTCGGTGAATTGTCCTACGGATTGGGGGCGCTGGTCTCATTGATCCACGACGTGCTGATGACCGTCGGCCTGTTCTGTCTCTGGCCCTGGCCGCATCGCACGTTTTCCATGCCCGTCGTCGCTGCAGTATTGACCCTGATCGGCTATTCGATCAACGACACCATCGTCGTGTTCGACCGGATTCGCGAAACCAAGAAACTCACGGGCGGCAAGCTCAACTACTTTGACCTGATCAACCGCAGCGTGAACGAAACGCTGTCGCGAACAATCCTGACGGCCGGCACGGTATTCCTTTGCTCGGTCGCGCTGTATGGTTTCGGCGGTCGCGTGCTCAATGACTTCGCCTTTTGCTTCGTCGTGGGCGTCTTGACGGGCACCTACTCGTCCATCTACATCGCCAGCCCGGTCGTGCTCTGGTTCCACCGCAAGGAAGCGACCCGCACGAGCAAGGCCGCCATGAAGAAAGCCGAACCGGCGAAGGCGTAA
- the yajC gene encoding preprotein translocase subunit YajC, producing the protein MRLFELLAMGAPPGTEQDPRAGILNMVFMVVMVVVMFYFLLFRPQQKQRKEQEELLKNVKTGDKVLLNSGIFGIVSNVKDKSLMVKIADNVKIEVLKTAVGSVVQKSAELEAAVSSQK; encoded by the coding sequence ATGAGATTGTTTGAACTATTGGCCATGGGGGCGCCGCCGGGGACCGAACAGGACCCGCGCGCGGGCATTCTCAACATGGTTTTCATGGTCGTGATGGTCGTCGTGATGTTTTACTTCCTGCTGTTTCGTCCCCAGCAGAAGCAACGCAAGGAGCAGGAGGAATTGCTCAAGAACGTCAAGACCGGTGACAAGGTTCTCCTAAACAGCGGCATTTTCGGGATCGTCTCGAACGTCAAGGACAAGTCGCTGATGGTAAAGATCGCCGACAACGTGAAGATTGAAGTGCTGAAAACCGCCGTTGGTTCCGTCGTCCAGAAATCCGCGGAGCTGGAAGCCGCCGTCTCATCCCAGAAATAA
- the tgt gene encoding tRNA guanosine(34) transglycosylase Tgt, translating to MTGNFEILAHDPKTSARCGRLHTAHGIVETPIFMPVGTQATVKCMTPDELRELNAQIILSNTYHLVIRPGTDLIAKAGGLHKFMNWDGPILTDSGGYQVFSLAKLRKISPEGVEFQSHVDGATLFLGPVESMAAQAALGSDIVMAFDECPHWPCDREYACRSLELTLQWAARCREQQLSDGQLLFGIVQGSVFADLRERSARELAALGFDGYAIGGVSVGEPPAEMVRQVEMAVPFLPQDRPRYLMGVGTPPQILEMIARGVDMFDCVLPTRVARNGTIFTARGTYAIKNARYREDFGPLEEGCGCYACRNFTRAYIRHLFRTSEILGLRLMTWHNLHLYLGTLRRAREAIAAGVFEEFRRGFTATYTEGIEVDEIV from the coding sequence ATGACCGGCAACTTTGAAATCTTGGCGCATGACCCCAAGACGTCTGCCCGATGCGGTCGGTTGCACACGGCCCACGGTATCGTCGAGACACCCATCTTCATGCCGGTGGGGACCCAGGCGACCGTGAAGTGTATGACGCCTGATGAACTCCGCGAACTGAACGCGCAGATCATCCTCAGTAACACCTACCACCTCGTCATTCGCCCCGGCACGGACCTGATCGCCAAGGCGGGCGGCCTGCACAAATTCATGAACTGGGACGGGCCTATTCTTACCGATAGCGGTGGCTATCAGGTCTTTTCACTGGCGAAACTGCGTAAGATCTCCCCGGAGGGTGTGGAGTTTCAGTCGCATGTGGACGGCGCGACGCTGTTCCTCGGCCCCGTCGAATCCATGGCCGCACAGGCCGCATTGGGCAGCGATATCGTGATGGCGTTCGATGAGTGTCCGCACTGGCCGTGTGATCGAGAATACGCTTGCAGAAGCCTGGAGCTGACATTACAGTGGGCAGCCCGCTGTCGAGAGCAACAGTTGTCCGACGGCCAACTGCTCTTTGGAATTGTGCAGGGAAGCGTGTTTGCCGATTTGCGGGAGCGCAGTGCGCGTGAGTTGGCGGCGCTGGGTTTTGACGGTTATGCCATCGGCGGTGTCAGTGTCGGGGAACCACCGGCGGAGATGGTGCGGCAGGTGGAGATGGCGGTGCCGTTTCTGCCGCAGGACCGGCCCCGCTACTTGATGGGCGTCGGTACGCCGCCGCAGATCCTGGAAATGATCGCGCGGGGTGTGGACATGTTTGATTGCGTGTTGCCGACCCGCGTGGCGCGCAACGGGACGATTTTTACGGCGCGGGGAACGTATGCGATCAAGAACGCGCGGTATCGCGAAGACTTCGGGCCGTTGGAGGAAGGTTGTGGATGTTACGCGTGCCGCAATTTCACGCGCGCGTACATTCGTCATTTGTTCCGCACGAGCGAGATCCTCGGGTTGCGGCTGATGACGTGGCACAATCTGCACCTGTACCTGGGCACATTGCGCCGCGCGCGGGAAGCGATTGCCGCGGGGGTTTTTGAAGAATTTCGGCGGGGATTTACAGCGACATATACGGAAGGAATCGAAGTAGATGAGATTGTTTGA
- a CDS encoding nucleotidyltransferase family protein, whose amino-acid sequence MNVAIILAAGESRRMGRPKQLLAFGGKTMLECVIDAFQTPRVDEVRVVLGYKADEIAEKIAYTSCKILKNDRYPLGMFTSMQAGLRELPKETRIVLIAICDQPRLKRETVETLIEEFEKRHHKILIPSYSGRQGHPPLFRAEYAKEILAMDESMTLKHFYGEHADDIERLVVEDEGVLIDIDDRETYERELKKH is encoded by the coding sequence ATGAACGTCGCCATCATTCTCGCCGCCGGCGAATCGCGTCGCATGGGCCGGCCCAAGCAGCTTCTCGCGTTCGGTGGCAAGACCATGCTCGAATGCGTGATCGATGCGTTTCAAACACCGCGGGTGGACGAGGTTCGGGTGGTATTGGGTTACAAGGCGGACGAGATCGCGGAAAAAATCGCGTACACTTCGTGCAAGATCCTGAAGAATGACCGCTACCCGCTGGGCATGTTCACGTCCATGCAGGCGGGACTGCGCGAACTTCCAAAGGAAACCAGAATCGTATTGATCGCTATCTGCGACCAGCCACGGTTGAAACGTGAGACGGTAGAAACACTCATTGAGGAATTCGAAAAGAGGCACCACAAGATTTTGATACCATCCTACAGCGGGCGACAGGGGCATCCGCCATTGTTCCGCGCGGAGTACGCGAAAGAGATTTTGGCAATGGACGAATCGATGACCTTGAAACATTTCTACGGGGAGCACGCCGATGACATCGAAAGGCTGGTGGTCGAGGACGAAGGCGTCTTGATCGACATCGATGACCGTGAGACTTACGAACGTGAGTTGAAAAAACACTGA
- a CDS encoding XdhC/CoxI family protein, with protein MDPIYQQLAGLLERKERLAFAVLVETKGSTPQKCGAKAIFLPDGRIIGTLGGGCLEAETRQKALRAIETGESFSFRAVLDDDFGWDDGLICGGSVQTFVQPDPRSAKVWQALLAEPSKRQRRVLATITTGDHAGRRALFAGSELVAADDLPADLLSELSTKCATLLSVSEPEPLSLTLQPSSLSVYLEPILPHPVLVICGGGHIGCAVGKLAAWSGFDVVAVDDRASFANKERFPDAKQIIVDDPEKVMKDFPVDADTYLCIVTRGHKHDAVILKEVIHKPAAYIGMIGSKRKVRTVMEGFIEEGVATAEDFRRIRTPMGLAIHSLTVEEIAVSVLAELIAVRRGARNFVPLSVTNQLADKMLGKPAGEAE; from the coding sequence GTGGATCCCATTTACCAGCAACTGGCCGGGCTTCTGGAACGCAAGGAGCGGCTGGCGTTTGCGGTGCTCGTGGAGACCAAGGGCTCAACCCCGCAGAAATGCGGGGCTAAGGCCATCTTCCTGCCCGATGGACGGATCATCGGGACGCTGGGCGGCGGCTGTCTCGAAGCGGAGACACGACAGAAAGCCCTGCGTGCCATCGAAACTGGCGAGTCGTTTTCATTTCGTGCCGTGCTTGATGACGATTTTGGGTGGGACGACGGACTGATCTGCGGCGGCTCGGTACAGACGTTCGTGCAGCCGGACCCGCGTAGCGCCAAAGTCTGGCAGGCGTTGCTGGCGGAGCCGTCAAAGCGACAGCGCCGCGTACTGGCCACCATCACGACCGGCGACCACGCCGGCAGACGGGCCCTGTTTGCCGGTAGCGAACTCGTCGCCGCCGACGATCTGCCGGCCGATTTGCTTTCTGAACTTTCTACCAAGTGCGCCACTTTACTTTCAGTGTCTGAACCAGAGCCTCTATCTCTCACTCTTCAGCCATCATCGCTTTCCGTTTACCTCGAACCCATCCTCCCACATCCCGTCCTCGTCATTTGCGGCGGGGGCCACATCGGTTGCGCGGTCGGCAAACTCGCCGCTTGGAGCGGTTTTGACGTGGTAGCCGTCGACGACCGCGCCTCGTTCGCGAACAAAGAACGCTTCCCGGACGCGAAGCAAATCATTGTCGATGATCCGGAAAAAGTAATGAAGGATTTCCCGGTCGACGCCGACACGTACCTATGCATTGTCACCCGCGGACACAAACACGACGCGGTGATTCTCAAGGAGGTTATCCACAAACCCGCGGCCTACATCGGCATGATCGGCAGCAAACGCAAAGTGCGCACGGTCATGGAGGGCTTCATCGAGGAAGGCGTCGCCACAGCCGAGGATTTTCGGCGCATTCGCACCCCCATGGGACTGGCCATCCACTCGCTGACAGTCGAGGAGATTGCCGTCAGCGTGCTCGCGGAATTGATCGCGGTGCGGCGCGGCGCGCGGAACTTTGTACCGCTCTCGGTGACCAATCAACTTGCCGATAAAATGCTGGGCAAGCCGGCCGGCGAAGCGGAATGA
- a CDS encoding class I SAM-dependent methyltransferase, whose translation MNSSVRNLLYRSPQLYELVYPEPNDETPSMCRRLFTRYLAQPPRSILDIGCGTGRDLDSLSKECPDCWGVDYLPETIEFAKERRPHLHLQAGDMRAIRLGRTFDVVMCMGSAFTYALTAVDIGRTLDTFVEHSHPGTLLILDINNAASYLGGGHFKPTTEFRVNVPGFTAHARATHSFDRHKQLLVRHRIWTIEGQGEVEDFCEYRLFFPSELEHLLAERGYRLAGMFDNMQLEETELSKPRLYVAAIFQPQDSGVDELSAPA comes from the coding sequence ATGAATTCCAGCGTCCGCAATCTTCTCTATCGTAGTCCGCAGCTCTACGAGTTGGTGTACCCGGAGCCGAACGACGAGACGCCGAGCATGTGCCGTCGTTTGTTTACGCGTTATCTCGCCCAACCACCGCGATCGATCCTCGACATCGGCTGCGGCACCGGTCGCGATCTGGATTCTCTTTCCAAAGAGTGTCCCGATTGTTGGGGTGTGGATTATCTGCCGGAGACGATTGAGTTCGCAAAGGAGCGGCGGCCACACCTCCACCTTCAAGCGGGTGATATGCGCGCGATTCGCCTGGGTCGCACCTTCGACGTGGTCATGTGCATGGGGTCCGCTTTCACGTATGCGCTCACCGCGGTGGATATCGGCCGGACGTTGGACACGTTCGTGGAGCATTCGCATCCCGGCACGCTGCTCATACTCGACATCAACAACGCGGCCAGTTACCTCGGCGGCGGACATTTCAAGCCGACTACGGAGTTCCGCGTCAATGTGCCGGGCTTCACGGCCCATGCGCGCGCTACCCACAGTTTCGACCGACACAAGCAGCTTTTGGTGAGACATCGGATTTGGACCATCGAGGGACAGGGCGAGGTGGAAGACTTTTGCGAGTACCGCCTCTTCTTCCCGTCGGAGCTTGAGCATTTGCTAGCGGAACGGGGCTATCGACTGGCCGGGATGTTTGACAATATGCAACTGGAAGAGACCGAATTGAGCAAACCGCGACTTTATGTGGCCGCGATTTTTCAACCCCAAGACTCTGGAGTTGATGAATTGAGCGCCCCAGCCTAA